CTCAAACACTTTGGCAACACTTTCTTGCAATACACTTTAATGCTTTCTTCAAGTATTGGTCTCACAATTGACATCACCTCTTTCTAAATATTCATTAATaatgtaaaagttaaaaaaccacaaaataaaaaaattacattactTAGGCGACGTttgataacacttttttaattagttttatgtttttaaaattgtgtaagtaaaaatatttttcaaaaacatgttctataaaacttttttcattttttatgcgaatcaaaatttaaaaacaaaaaaaaatcactttcaattatttttaaatagattttttttcttaatcaatattttggactctccgatcagacccggacccagatcccctcacggccctggcgctgaacCTGGCCTCTAACCCAAACCCGAATCCAATCCTCGACCTAGacctgacttaaataaaatcaaaaaataaaaatgaaaaataaaccttacagaacacacttttattttctgtttttaaaattgaaaaataaaagtggttacaaaacgcatttttgtttcttaaaaacaaaattttcaaaaacaaaaattttacttttattttatgattaaaatattagaaaataaaaaaattaccaaacgacaccttaAATGATCACCCGAAACAACAGAATTATATAGAAAGATTGAAAGAACATACTTGAAGAGAGGAGTTGGTTGCGTAGCTAGTTTGGCCGACACCAGAATTCATGTGGAGGACTTGCTCCAATTCCATTGTTAATATTTAACAATATTGTAATGTTATAATACTATATATAGCATTTGCTTTACTATTAGTACCCACACATGTGTTGAggaccttctatttatagtggtagctttatttttttcattttttttaaaaaaatagtaataaattaTGTGATAGTTAGAGGATCATACCTAATGCtttcatacatatatttttttttaaaaaaaaaaatgaaagaagagATATTTCCATATAAATGGGAATCTGGTAATTAAAGCCGGCCACCATTTCATTGCATAGCCAAAGTAGTAGACATAATAATTGttaggaaaattctacactCCACCCATTTAAAAGTAATgcaagtaatattttttttcataataatttaaatatcaaaataaacaaatatatattttaaataataatataaattatgtgtAATGAAcacttacaaaaatacaaagtgtgtatgtatataattttttaaattattttattattgtttctCATAAGTATTTATCATCCAAGCATACCTTtcaaaatcaaaatattttttctactttttttaattataaaaaaaaccgttgccaaaaaatatttttggtaccaatattgataattaatttctttttttttttttaaaaaaaaaaaactcatatattacaataatttattatatctttatatataaaaagtgcctatctaacgtcatttgttggtttaacgattttttttaacgattcttttttttttttatttagctttacacgattaacttaacagactgttaacgttaaacgttaacaaataaacccaataattaacccaaaaaattaaacaatctttttttaaataaaacaatcTTTTGTTAATCGTGTaagatttcaaatttcaaaatgttaaaatattaaataattcttttttaaaatttaaaaaacttcTCTTAGCctcatatctctctaacaaaccgcATATCcccaatttttgatatttttttttcattaaaatttaaaaataattaaacctaaaaaatatctatctcTTCTTTACTATCGATTAAATCATagcatacataatatatatatatatattttgaaaccgAAGCCGTTTATTAAAACAAGagtaacttatttttttttatgggatgttttcaaattattattctagactttctaatttaatttaatagttttttttttttaaaatcatgaTTTTATACACAATTAGCCTAAATAAAAATCAGAAAAGAACAATAAAACAAAACGTGCATTGCACGTAGGTTGCCTCTAGTATATTTAATTGTGTCAACAATATGaagcatttattttattttattttttaagaaaagaaaagtaattattttttattaatatatattaaatgctAGCATATTTTATTGACAATCTTTTATCTCCAAATTTTTTTAGGGTTAATCTATAACAGAACAATTAAATTAGTAGAAAAAGTGAGTGGTAATTTTATTTGCCGATTTGTTTCATGTACAAAGCAAATTTATTGATAAGAATAGTGATAACTATAAATAAGATGCGAAGATGACAATGATTTTTAATGTATCGATGACTACGAGTGATCTAATGATGACAAATAAGATACAAGAATTTGAATATAGTGGTGAATATAAATAAGATTTGGTCATGACAATGGTTGTAAAATCATATGATAAGtttttttacaaattatttttcttcctttaaatttttattttgtgtgaTGATTTATTCTTcaatctttaattttcttttcctATAACGTGCgaagatattaatatattagTCTGAGTTcagaaaaataaacaatttagtAAAATCctaatgaaaaattatattaaaatataaaaaattttaaatttagtataattttatgacttaattattttaaaataaaatacaaccgTATGCGAAGTGTGGTTTATTTTTTAGTTCTACAATGCACCGTTTAAAAGTAATACACTGTTGTACCTAATCTGTTTCGGCATCCAGCagaattttttaatctaattttttttcatgatcgtGTACGTTGCAGTTATTTAAGATttcctttaaattttttgaaaactttagaaaaatttaacacgttgAAAACAAACTCTTTTAGTTATGCTCgtatgaaataaataatttgaacaTTGCTTTGTATTTTATAagctatttaaaatttttaaaattttgtaacatattttaaataaataactataacatacgtgatatgaaaaaaaaaaatcgattaaaaaattattctgaATACCGAAACAGACAGAAATGTATTAGTGTACTTTTTTTATAGGGCTACATTGTCGAATCAGCCTAACTGTtatatatttacaatttttacaacttatatatgtttatttgtaaatattatatatgttaatCGATTCTCGTAAATATCTTCtaccaataaatatattgtaaataataataattatgttggattaatatttttttcatgtGATTTATTTATATGATCAATATaatgttaattaatttatttttcttcatatGATTAAACCAacaagaataaaaaattaagacaAACAGACGttaaattaacatgcatttttaatattgtcatgatttattttatgatctTTTAACTATCCTAAGATTTCACGTGGACCTTCCTCCTACCTTAAAAATGTGACTAGTTCTTTTTTTTTACTACCTATAaacctaatattatttttttagctctaaccttttttttttattattattattattattattattattattattattattattattattattattttaatcacaaattttgTGGTGATTATAATAGATACATGTCTTTACTAAAATTTATGGCTAACTAATTAAGCGGTATCTAGCTAGAAATAATTAGCCTAACATATATAGCTCCATTAATGGTTATCAATTGAAGTGGTCCAAATTCATATTTATgtgataattaataataataataataataataaattattattgattttcAGTTCACATCTAAAAAGTTATATATTTCAACTACTAAGGTATGTCTGAAAGAATCACTTGAGGCTAGGTCAAGTGGCTATAGGAGGGTGtgtgtgttggaggtcctgggttcgagtcctaagTTATgcattgtaatatataaacacttaattcaaaaaaaagtaTGTCCGAAagattattttcattgtttagGATTGGTCATATAGTCGACGCCACTGCAGGCCATGAACTCATATTTTTTATGGATGCATATTTTAGATACAACTAGATAAAAATGTATGTTATTGATCACGAGCATACAAGCTTTATTACTAATATGGGGTTGTATTATTATAAAGTCATGTCGTTCGGACAAAAGAATCTAGTACCAACACCTCGTGAATGAAATGTTCGAGCACCAAATTAGAGTAAACATAAACGTTTATCTGGACAACATGTTGGTTAAGTCGGCAAAAAGCCAAGACTATATGTAGTCGatgttagagatattattacaatgaaagataaatcaaaataagtacaactcaattataaaataatagaaggatcaacaaagagattaaataaatgttacaatacataatatacaatatatatacactatatatattatatataaaaaaagtagaagaagatatatatatatataaatatatgaataCACTCACTTACAACCTTGAATGTAGAATAGTGGgaatcaccatgacttgaacaaggtattacacctttgtccaaaagcttatttcccctatctctaagcactaagggaactctcatggaaatagctttgaaattatcaagccttaaggttttctaacaatgtgcttttttgatagaaaacttgatCTCAGCTCACTCTCAAATGAGCACCAAAAACCTCCTTTTTATAATGTATAGGTGATCATTTAGAATTTAAATACACAACacctcatttctctcatataaatgagttttaatatagtttgtaacaactatatttcataaCATTTGAATTCCATCATCAAttgtgtaacatctcttttattacacaaaatatgatcaaccaaaagaagttacaaaaataattaatcttcTAACTCCTCTCCATATTACAAAGTGTGTAGCTTATaattttaggttaaataaattatatgttacacaatttatttaccaaacacCTAATATATATcattcacataataatatatatcacCACAATTTAAtctacatattatattattaaataatataacagtCGATCTCGTAGAATGTTTTTCAGTCCTAAGAAAATACAAAATGAAGTTAAATCCAAAAAAGTGATCATTTGGAGTTTCTTCTAGAAAATTTCTTAGCTTCATAGTGAATGCGAGAGGAATTGAAACaaatccagaaaagataaaagttcTACTCGACATGCCTTcactaaaaaaatcaaaagaagtCCAATCATTGACTGGAAAAATGGCAGCATTAAATAGATTCATtttaaaatcaacaaataagTGTCTACTATTTTTTAACGTATTGCGAGACAACGAAAGATTTGAATAGACAGAATAGTGTGAGAAGGCATTTCAAGAGATTGAAGAACAGTTATCAAATCCGACATTACTTTCAAAGCCAGTGACTGGCGAGATCCTGTTTGTGTATTTGTCAATATTAGAAAGTGCAATAAGCGCAGTATTAGTGCGAGAAGAAGGAAAGACCAAATTACCAGTATATTACGTATGTAATCATTTATTGGAGGCAGTATATAGATACCCACCTCTCGAAAAACTCGCACTTAGTCTAATTCAAGTCTCAAGGAAGCTAAGACCTTATTTTCAAACATACTCAATTCATGTTTTGACTAACATAGGGACCCTACGGTatcggttatttcataataactgACTCTATAGGGTCCCTACAGCATCGGTTATTCTTAACCTACAACGTCGCCTGGaacagcgtcggtagcgaatttagccaaaaccgacgctgaaagaCCTTAAAAATTACCTCTAAGTccaattttgtagtagtaaTGTATTTCAATAGTGTCTTGGCTTAAAACTGAGAAATTGGATCTCTTAATAGTAATGAGGCTCTTTACATACATTCAGCAATTTATTCTCGATCGATTAACAATAAGTTAGGTTaaattttataatctgtcattcacattgagaaagagaatagtaattagcattaataatggggtaattaaatcaacatgaTTCTTTTCCCTAAATATTCCtccataattaattacactttttattattattatcctgcttttttaatttttagttatttaattattcaaccttattattgttggaaattattttaccaggatcttagatctactcacaagcaggggcggacccacattgtagcgagggggggcagtcgccccccctgaaaaaaaaatcgggaaaaaaatgtatatgtatttaaattagttacaacatatatttgtattaaaagatgatatttataggCATAATAGTAAGcttggtgtaatggttaaggtagATGGCAAATAGGTTAGAGGGTAAAGGTTCAAATCCCActaactacactttatatttttctttttaaatttatttatgcccTCCCTccttttacaataaaaaattacgtcccccctcactttaaattctaGGTCCGCCActgctcacaagtatgttgattaacaccctaaatataaactttctaaaacgatgaaataaacacatataaagtttaggaaaccttacattgggtgcaacggaataatatgactccttccattcagatatctagcccttgattcctttctgtagcagagcattatcaatatctgaacctggatctctttctctgattctttagtgctgaaactccttcttgctgaaagtctttcttcacgatcttcctcactatggttgatgtatcacttgctgtgtgtgggcactactctcacactaagaatttcgaaatttaagagggaagaaagagagagggagtagtcggccagatagggagagagaaggctcaggtttttctctgaaggaaaaatagaaaattcaagtgtaattttcctgaagccttcactatctatttatagcattccactagggttaggtttgaattatttggcattaaaataatgaaaatatcagtttaaattccctacaaaagtggccggccatgcaaagtggatttgggcctcactttttgcaattttacagttttatattttctgcatctgattttctcaaaaagccaattttctaattcaaccatttaaatgccaattctaactatttaataactataaataattattaaataatattgtcattgatcatatttattaattgaactatacaaagtatcataattaacaaatatgcccctaaaactctttctttacaatttcgcccttacttagtgaaaaattcacaaatagacatagtctaatttgacaactataattgattaatcaaaaccaattatatgagtcttacaagcaatattatctcaactagtgcggggaccatgagtctatataaccgagcttccaataagcagatcaagaatttattactaaaattcactaacttattaattcttcgttgaatccacgcatagagcttagaattgcactctcagtatatagaatgctctatatgttccaccatatagacacatcattagttatcaattgttataatcctaatttcatcaatgatcctctatatgaatgatctacactgtaaagggattagattaccgttacaccctacaatgtatttaatccttaaaatacttaaccccgtataaatgatatttcagcttatgtgaaatgagatctccaccatttcttttcgtttggttaagctcgaaggagatcatcctttacttactattcgccagatagaagctatagattccatgtttatgttagcgctcccactcaattgcactaccgtgttcccaaaatgtacgtatcaccctgacctaaaagtaggcttaactaacaaatcaaagaaaacgaatagcctcttgagattgagcctaaacataacaggattaagatcatttgatctaggatcaactaggcgatattgacttgaatagatattacggtaagtttaataaatctaagtcaaagttcaatatcggtcccttccgatgcatactccatgcatccaacctgagctttactttaaccaatgctctggaaagaacataacatttccccaaatgcaagtaaactctgttgtagattatcatatcagtaaaaccctgtgtctgataaatctaggaaactttattcacatagtcatgtttactttccaatgtgttgacagcacaataaacaggatcaggtatgtgaaaaggatttcagatgaatttatacattgtgtacatataatcatgaaataaatcatgtgaaccatgcaacattaaatgttatttctgatctatattaataagtaaatctgattatattgaaatgagttttatttagggcataaaacccaacaattattGATTCTACCAAATAGAAACAAGAATTCAATTGATTGGTACTTAGCTACAGTCTTCGTGGGAACGATCtcacttacctgagtattacttgttaaaacgatacgtatacttgcgtgttggATTTATCACAACATATACCCACTTAAGGCTAAATCTGATGCATTACAAGCTTTCATTCAGTTCAAAATAGggctgtacaaaaaaatttgtaaaccgCCCCAATcgaaccgaaaaaaccgataaaaattacaaaccaaAATAACCTGAAAAAATTCCCGCCCAATTAAACTGAATAACCCGACCAACCTAACTTTagcttttatgttttattttttactttttagtttttattatatataacataaatgattaaatatataataatataaaattatatacttaagtgttagtttcaaagtcatatatatatattgtgttgtgCTTTGGtggaatttaatattttaaatttatccttttaatttttattgactttgaaacaaaaaaaaaagtttgcccggtttgggcgggttaacccgacctaACCGCTCAAACCGTTGGTcggtttacaattttttttttaaaattggacgagttgcacttaaattttaacaGCCCAAACTTTAGATTGGGTtggaaaatatataggataaaccgcccaaaccgatcGATGTACAACCCTAGTTCAAAAACATGGTAGAAAATCTATTTGAAAGGAAGATTAAGAAATTACAAACTAATTGGGGGGAGAGTATCAATCATTTAGTAATTTGGTGGAACAAAATGGTATCCTTTTTGTTCACTCTTGCCCACATACATCTGTTCAAAATGGTAGAGTAGAGTGAAAGCATAGACATATTGTCGAAATGTGCTTAACCCTCTTAGCTCAAGCTATCATGCCTCTGAGATATTGGGTAAATGCATTCCAAACTACTGTCTTCCTGATTAATAGACTACCAACACCGGTTTTGATATGGAAAAACCCCTCTTGAAGTCCTTTTTGGAAAGAAACCTGATTATTAATTTCTTAAAGTTTTTTGCTCAGCTTGCTACCCATGCTTAAGGCCTTATCAGTCTCATAAATTCCAATACCACTCTACTAAATGTGTCAACCTTGGGTACACTGAATTTCACAAAGGCTATAAGTGTCTAAGCTCAAATTGTAGGTTATACATATCTAGGAATGTTGTTTTTAATGAGCAGGATTTCCCTTTCCAAACTGGCTTTCTAAACAATTaccagaaagaaaaagaaactacGGTCTAAACACCAACTGCCTGGTTTCAACTTAATTTCTATCTTCCAGCCAAGACCACAAGATTAGCCAATACTCTCCAACAGTGACCCTATCAATGAATCCAGGGCTGGTACAACACAAGAATTTGAAGCTTCTCAAGTAGCACCAACTCCAGTATTGTCAAATCAGTCACAACCAGATCAGGTAGATCTCACAAATaatctatttgttgatttagatTTTACTGCTACTAATCCCATTTCACCAGCAACAACGGTCAGTTCTAGTGCATCTCAACAACATTTTTCACCACAGACTGAACAACTTGCCTTACAGCCGAGCCATCCCATGGTAACAAGATCAAAGGCAGGGGTGTTCAAGCCTAAAACGTACTTAACTCACACCAGATGGAATACGCATCTTGAAGAACCCATAAATGTCTTTGAAGCTCTCGCACATAAGGGATGGAACTGGAGCTATGGGAGAAGTGAATAAAGCCTTgatcaaaaataaaacttgggTCTTAGTTCCAAGACGAGAAGGTCAGTATATAGTTGGAAACAAGTGGGTGTACAAGATTAAATACAACACAGATGGCTTCGTTGAAAGACTAAAAGCAAGGTTGGTAGCCAAGGGGTTCCATCAAAGGCTTGGGCTTGATTTCGGAGAGACTTTTAGCCTTGTTATTAGGTCCTCAACAATCAGAGTTGTCCATACAGTTTCTATTGCAAAGGGATGGGAAGTGAGATAGCTTGACATTAACAATGCTTTCCTAAATGGGAAGATTGAAGAAGATGTCTATATGAATCAACCATAAGGGTTCGAAGACAAACAGAAACCAGACCATATGTGCAAGCTCCTGAAATCATTGTATAAAAATAGTCCCCTTGGTATGACTGACTCAAAAACACACTTCTTAGCTGGAAGATTATCAATTCTCGGGTAGACACTTCATTTTTCATGCTACAAACACCCAAATATGTGATCATGGTATTAATCTACGTAGATGATATCATAATTACTGGGAATGACTCTAAGGAATTGATGTTGTTCATCACCAAACTCAACACAGCTTTTGAACTCAATGACTTGGGGGAACTACATTATTTCCTTGGCATTGAGGTTTTTCTTGATGCTACTGGTATCTATCTATCCCCAGGAAAGTTTGCTGCTGATTTACTCAAACGTGTTGAGATGACCAACATCAAGGCAAGCCCGACACCCATAACAGGTGGGAAACCGATGTCCATTCATGATGGTGAAGAACTACCAGACCCCTCAGCCTATCAAAGTGTAATTGGAGCAATGCCATATGTTACTCACACTTGACCGGACATTGCTTTTGCTGTAAATAAACTCAGTCAATTTCTAAAGTGTCCAACATCTGTACACTGGAGTGCAAAAAAGAGGGTCCTAAGGTGCTTAAAAGGTACAATGCATCACGGTATTCATATTAAATATAGTGACAGACTGCCTATCATTGCTTATTGTGATGTCGATTGGGCATGCTGTCCGgatgacaaaaaatcagttggAGGCTACTGTGTATACTATGGGGAAACATTGGTCACATGGTCTTCAAAGAAACAATCCGTTGTTGAACGATGGAGCACAGAATCGGAATATAGATCTCTTGTTCAAGTGGCCTCTGAAATTGCTTGGCTTGAGTCTTTATTACAAGAGATGAAATTTACACCATCAGCTGTCCCTGTTATATGGTGCGACAACATGAGTGCAAGCGCACTTGCCTCAAACCCTGTGTATCATGCTCGGACAAAGCACATTGAGCTAGATATTCACTTCATTAGAGATAAAGTACTACAAAAGAAAGTTGAGATCAGATATGTTCCTTCACATGAACAAATTGCCGATTGTCTGACTAAAGGTCTTACACATTCAAGATTCAAGTTTCTCATTGACAAACTAGGAGTGACAAACTCACCCCTGCGTTTGAGGGGTGGTGTTAAGAAACTAATAACAGAGTAATGGTACTATTAGCTGCACTCTAATCAGGTGCTAATGGCCAAGAGATTCTCATTTCCGTTTTGCTATTTTGTCCTAGTCTATTCTGTTAGTGTAACGGATATATTCCTTGTAATTGATTGACACCTGTTGTGGTCCCAAGGGTTTTTCCCTCAGCTGTAATATTTCTTTGTATTAACCTCTTGTTATAAATATATCAATATAGAACAGTAGGCCTAATTGAGCCACCTACCTGCAATATACAGCAGTACACTCTTTTCCTCTTGTTTCTTTACTCACAGCTGATCAATAATATCGTTTTCTAATGTAACCTACACATTAATGCTCCaaaagttatataaatatatcttcgATCGGGCTTTATTTAttcccatgaaaaaaaaaatgttaaaatctTACTACGTACGTACTCTTGACATGCGCATATATATTAATCttaatttcttatatatatatatatacaaatgtaATTCATTTGTTTTTTATTCCAATAAATCACATCATTCCATATAAACAGGATATTCTCCAaactacttaaataataattatacttaaagcaaataaaacaatatttaattgacttgattaatatatatagcACTCCTCTTGTTGTCTTCAAAGTCATGCATgactataaattataaattttaagagtttttttttttttttttttatttttacactttaaaatagttttttttttttttttttttctattttttttacttttacagaattctacatagaaatcctCAGCAACTAAACAATGCAATCTAAATCGTAACTAAAATTCACATAATAAATCCACATAAAAAGCACCGAAAAAACTACCGGACCAACCCAAacagtaaatttaaaaaaaaaatgaaaaaaatagtatattaatttggtgatttcttaatttttaattagttgATCATTTAttcaagaataataataataattcactacgcagactaaaaaaattaattcaaattatataACCATACCATGCATGTTTCACGTCTACGCAGACAAATTAATAaaacatttttttataagtATCATATGAATAACGTTGGGCCTTTTCAGAAAACTAATAATAAGTAATGTCcctcaaaattaataaattaatattataatgtatgtatgtgtttttaggTGAGAAAAGTAGTagaatatttcaaataaaaatgagaaaaaataatAGTGTACATTTTTTCGTTGAGAGATatgaggaaaaaaaaatgagggTGTCAGATATGAGATTATAAGGATTTATAGATTATGTTTTAGGATTTTCAGTATTTGATATGGGGTTAGACTATTGAAGACTTTTATTTTCGGTTATTTATGTCTTTAGGGTTTATGTCTTTAGTTATTTTGAAAACCATTAGACAAAGATTCacaattattttctttctttttctctttactTTTGTCTtcgaattttaattattttat
This Cannabis sativa cultivar Pink pepper isolate KNU-18-1 chromosome 6, ASM2916894v1, whole genome shotgun sequence DNA region includes the following protein-coding sequences:
- the LOC133039385 gene encoding uncharacterized mitochondrial protein AtMg00810-like, which codes for MVLIYVDDIIITGNDSKELMLFITKLNTAFELNDLGELHYFLGIEVFLDATGIYLSPGKFAADLLKRVEMTNIKASPTPITGGKPMSIHDGEELPDPSAYQSVIGAMPYVTHT